The Ammospiza nelsoni isolate bAmmNel1 chromosome 10, bAmmNel1.pri, whole genome shotgun sequence genome includes a region encoding these proteins:
- the ZBTB38 gene encoding zinc finger and BTB domain-containing protein 38, with the protein MTVMSHSKDLKDDFHSDTVLSILNEQRIRGILCDVTIIVEDTKFKAHSNVLAASSLYFKNIFWSRTICISGHVLELDDLKAEVFTEILNYIYSSTVVVKRQETVTDLAAAGKKLGISFLEDLTDVNFSSSPCPYSYCVNEKGTVKEEKHEKRHEDSAVTNGPRITNAFSIFETENNLFSPLDLRASFKKVSDTIQAPSIGLDRSDVCKDAEPASTLAEHSYAVSSGGDTSQGAPFVDQDSSPSYQVGEDRYENHQATPVIQQGKQAGSTSKSAFKPQGTGLAVAKVPASTLSAAEAQHEAVGDQTITSFPKSQNKTGDLHVSREEGNTSANVSASGATVTPPVYSCNYCAKSFNDRVLLTAHLQLHSEHQETFICKYCSKQFANLNILESHEQVCMRSSNLSAHNGNEQNFADNCSATEGRNGSSCANTEPPLSENSITDCSNANCTLPETDHLVKVVDGQILYTCVVCKRSYVTLSSLRRHANVHSWRRTYPCHYCNKVFALAEYRTRHEIWHTGERRYQCIFCLETFMTYYILKNHQKSFHAIDHRLSVNKKTANGGLKPNMYPYKLYRLLPMKCRRLPYKSYRNSSYENVPTSTQANETASTNCFIPSSISSELPPLNFQRSIISNNRTLALDTSSGNNAASSTNTQNSFSGGVGILNSDLQRDFFPAEKRVSTAANDSSSQECDSSVVSLGNVNENSTSVISYSSSAPSVIMHSSRVSSVIMHSKTVTSIENSKTESSNNLPSQSVSDDCKYGSDNYGKCITKSKPIKDKKKTLLYNRAEATEDTQHMTGSEGSCSKTTNTVQESSKTETYIAKPALPGTSADSNVAPLCQITVKIGNEAIVKRHILGSKLFCKRGRKSKHESKQDNLTEEPEMEVKEKSPSRLYSSECLELTEMCDDVSDQDSSDKPWRPYYNYKPKKKSKQLRKMKKTKWRKKHGSKNTGMESHNTCSREYALRNAPEEKVVSQEDNTEMPNLHCELCERDQSSTGEAQEHVHWHVAASKPYICELCQKHFQSPSTLKMHMRCHTGEKPYTCKTCGKCFSVPGNLQKHERIHLGVKDFVCQYCNKAFTLNETLKIHERIHTGEKRYHCQFCFQSFLYLSTKRNHEQRHVREHNGKGYACFQCPKICKTAAALGMHQKKHLFKSPGTQDRKEQFCNESTKLLENPHFLGSEGSKVKNTQNVTTEVIL; encoded by the coding sequence atGACAGTCATGTCCCATTCAAAGGACCTCAAGGACGACTTCCACAGTGACACTGTACTGTCCATTTTAAATGAACAGCGCATTCGGGGTATTTTATGCGATGTCACCATAATTGTGGAAGACACCAAATTTAAAGCCCATAGTAATGTGCTGGCAGCTTCAAGCCTttatttcaaaaacattttttggaGTCGTACTATCTGTATTTCAGGTCATGTACTGGAGTTAGATGATCTCAAAGCTGAAGTGTTTACAGAAATACTGAATTACATCTACAGTTCCACAGTAGTTGTTAAGAGGCAGGAAACTGTAACGGACcttgcagctgcagggaaaaaacTGGGAATATCATTTCTAGAAGATCTTACAGATGTAAACTTTTCAAGTTCCCCCTGTCCCTATTCATATTGTGTTAATGAAAAAGGGACCgtcaaagaggaaaaacatgAAAAGCGACATGAAGATTCTGCTGTGACAAATGGACCACGAATTACAAATGCATTCTCaatttttgaaacagaaaacaatttgTTTTCTCCCCTTGATTTGAGGGCCAGCTTTAAAAAGGTATCTGACACCATACAAGCTCCCAGCATCGGCCTCGACAGAAGCGATGTGTGCAAAGATGCTGAGCCAGCCAGTACCTTGGCTGAACACTCCTATGCAGTTTCTTCTGGGGGAGATACTTCACAAGGAGCACCTTTTGTTGACCAGGACAGCAGCCCTTCATACCAGGTGGGTGAGGACCGCTATGAAAATCACCAAGCCACCCCAGTCATTcagcagggaaaacaagcaGGTAGTACTTCTAAGTCAGCCTTTAAGCCCCAGGGTACTGGTTTGGCTGTAGCCAAAGTACCAGCCTCCACTCTAAGCGCTGCAGAAGCCCAGCATGAAGCAGTTGGTGATCAGACAATTACTTCCTTTCCAAAATCTCAGAATAAAACAGGAGATTTACATGTATCCAGAGAAGAGGGAAACACTTCTGCTAATGTCTCTGCATCTGGGGCGACAGTCACTCCACCTGTTTACAGTTGTAACTATTGTGCAAAATCATTCAATGACCGGGTGTTACTCACTGCTCACCTTCAGCTCCACTCAGAGCATCAGGAAACTTTCATATGCAAATACTGCAGCAAACAATTTGCAAATTTAAATATACTAGAAAGTCATGAACAAGTCTGCATGAGATCAAGTAACTTATCAGCTCACAATGGAAATGAACAAAATTTTGCAGATAACTGTTCTGCTACAGAGGGACGGAATGGAAGCTCCTGTGCGAACACAGAGCCTCCTTTGTCTGAAAACAGCATCACTGATTGTTCTAATGCAAACTGCACTTTACCAGAAACGGATCATTTGGTTAAAGTCGTTGATGGGCAGATATTATACACTTGCGTTGTTTGCAAGCGTAGTTACGTCACCTTGTCCAGCCTTCGCAGACATGCAAATGTGCATTCCTGGAGGAGAACATACCCTTGTCACTACTGCAATAAAGTCTTCGCGTTAGCTGAGTACCGCACCCGACACGAGATCTGGCACACTGGAGAAAGGCGCTACCAGTGCATTTTCTGTCTGGAGACCTTCATGACTTACTACATACTGAAAAATCACCAGAAGTCTTTCCATGCAATTGACCATCGCCTGTCAGTAAATAAAAAGACCGCCAACGGGGGATTAAAACCAAATATGTACCCATACAAACTGTATCGACTCTTGCCTATGAAATGCAGGCGACTGCCTTATAAATCCTATCGAAATTCTTCCTATGAAAATGTTCCAACGAGTACCCAGGCTAATGAAACTGCTTCTACTAACTGTTTCATTCCCAGCTCTATTAGCTCTGAGCTACCACCGCTGAATTTTCAACGTAGTATAATATCAAACAACAGAACTCTGGCCTTGGATACATCTTCAGGTAATAATGCAGCATCTTCCACAAATACTCAGAATTCTTTCTCTGGAGGAGTAGGTATCTTAAATTCTGACCTGCAGAGGGACTTTTTCCCAGCTGAAAAAAGAGTTTCCACTGCTGCGAATGACTCAAGTTCACAGGAGTGTGATTCCTCAGTTGTGTCTTTAGGTAATGTGAATGAAAATTCAACCTCTGTCATCAGTTACAGCAGTTCTGCACCCTCTGTTATAATGCACAGTAGCAGAGTTTCTTCAGTAATAATGCACAGTAAAACAGTCACTTCCATAGAAAACAGTAAGACAGAATCTTCAAATAACCTACCTAGTCAGTCAGTAAGTGATGACTGTAAGTATGGGTCAGATAATTATGGGAAGTGCATTACAAAATCAAAACCTATTaaggataaaaagaaaacactgctgTACAACAGAGCAGAAGCAACTGAGGATACACAGCACATGACAGGATCTGAAGGTTCATGTAGCAAAACTACAAATACTGTCCAAGAGTCCAGTAAAACTGAAACATACATTGCAAAGCCTGCCTTACCTGGAACATCTGCTGACAGCAATGTTGCACCTCTTTGTCAGATAACAGTAAAAATTGGTAATGAAGCCATTGTAAAAAGACATATATTAGGATCTAAGCTGTTTTGTAAAAGGGGCCGAAAATCCAAACATGAGTCCAAACAGGACAATCTCACTGAAGAACCAGAAATggaggtaaaagaaaaaagcccgTCTAGACTCTACAGCTCAGAATGCCTGGAACTGACAGAAATGTGTGATGATGTTAGTGACCAGGACTCCAGTGATAAACCCTGGAGACCTTATTATAACTATAAAccaaaaaagaaatccaaacagctaagaaaaatgaaaaagaccAAGTGGAGGAAAAAGCACGGAAGCAAGAACACTGGTATGGAAAGCCACAACACGTGCAGTCGAGAGTATGCGCTCAGGAATGCTCCCGAGGAAAAGGTGGTCAGCCAGGAGGATAACACAGAAATGCCTAATCTTCACTGTGAGCTCTGTGAAAGAGACCAGTCTTCCACAGGAGAAGCTCAAGAACATGTACACTGGCATGTAGCTGCTTCAAAGCCTTACATTTGTGAGTTATgccaaaaacattttcaaagtcCATCCACTTTAAAAATGCACATGAGGTGTCACACTGGGGAAAAGCCCTACACTTGCAAAACCTGTGGTAAGTGTTTCTCAGTTCCTGGTAATTTACAGAAACATGAACGTATTCACCTGGGTGTCAAAGATTTTGTCTGCCAATACTGTAATAAGGCATTCACTTTAAATGAAACACTCAAAATACATGAAAGAATTCATACTGGAGAAAAACGCTACCACTGTCAGTTTTGCTTTCAGAGCTTCTTGTATCTTTCTACCAAAAGGAACCATGAGCAAAGGCACGTACGTGAACATAATGGAAAAGGATACGCTTGCTTTCAGTGCCCCAAAATTTGCAAGACTGCAGCCGCTCTGGGAATGCACCAGAAGAAACACCTATTCAAAAGTCCAGGCACACAAGATAGAAAAGAACAGTTTTGCAACGAAAGCACTAAACTTTTGGAAAATCCACATTTCCTTGGCTCAGAAggaagcaaagtgaaaaatacacaaaatgtAACTACAGAAGTTATACTTTGA